A genome region from Deinococcus aerophilus includes the following:
- a CDS encoding GNAT family N-acetyltransferase: MSVSLAYHTDLALRRLEGAEVMRHSGCVVVRSPHNPTFWWGNFLLMPRAPQPGDLARWTRAFETKFPQAGWRTFGINTADGEAGAAGAFEEAGFEVHRDTVLTAGRTQAPRTFNRDAQVRRLEGPADWQAALELRLAVNAADPEPLEPADYRAFAARKLAAYRAAQDAGAGAFWGAFDADGRMLSGLGLFDAGQGVARYQSVETHPEARSRGLAGTLVHTAGEWAREALGTRTLVIVADPAYHAQALYERVGFRPGEVQLGFQRRPAEG, encoded by the coding sequence ATGAGCGTTTCGCTGGCCTACCACACCGATCTGGCCCTGCGCCGCCTGGAGGGCGCGGAGGTCATGCGCCACAGCGGCTGCGTGGTCGTCCGTTCGCCGCACAACCCGACCTTCTGGTGGGGCAATTTTCTTTTGATGCCGCGTGCGCCGCAGCCGGGCGATCTGGCGCGCTGGACGCGCGCATTCGAGACCAAGTTCCCCCAGGCGGGGTGGCGGACCTTCGGGATAAACACGGCGGACGGCGAGGCGGGGGCCGCCGGAGCCTTCGAGGAGGCCGGCTTTGAGGTTCACCGGGACACGGTGCTGACCGCCGGACGGACGCAGGCGCCGCGCACGTTCAACCGGGACGCGCAGGTGCGGCGGCTGGAGGGGCCGGCCGACTGGCAGGCGGCGCTGGAGCTGCGGCTGGCCGTGAACGCGGCCGACCCCGAGCCCCTGGAACCGGCGGACTACCGGGCGTTCGCGGCCCGCAAACTCGCCGCCTACCGCGCCGCGCAGGATGCCGGGGCCGGAGCTTTCTGGGGAGCCTTCGACGCGGACGGACGGATGCTCTCCGGCCTGGGTCTGTTCGACGCCGGACAGGGAGTGGCCCGCTATCAAAGCGTGGAAACCCACCCCGAAGCGCGCTCACGCGGGCTGGCCGGCACGCTGGTGCATACGGCGGGCGAGTGGGCGCGTGAGGCGCTGGGTACCCGGACCCTGGTGATCGTGGCGGACCCGGCCTATCACGCCCAGGCCCTCTACGAACGCGTGGGCTTCCGCCCCGGTGAGGTGCAGCTCGGGTTTCAGCGGCGACCGGCGGAAGGTTAG
- a CDS encoding ABC transporter ATP-binding protein, which translates to MSQHQRSQLEVQGVTLTFGGLNALTDVSLVVPPGEVVSIIGPNGAGKTSLLNCISGFYHPTRGRITFGAYDLSRAAPNVVTGYGIARAFQNLELFRGLSVVENLLLARHTHLRYGLLDSLVFYGRASRQEAENRAYVERIIDFMELEEHRSHPVGTLAYGIQKRVEVARALTLSPQLLLLDEPMAGMNVEEKEDMVRFILDIQREQGVTVVLIEHDMGVVMDISDRVYVLDFGQLIAGGRPEEVSADPRVIEAYTGVAEAGPHSAEQAVGA; encoded by the coding sequence ATGTCTCAACACCAGCGTTCTCAGCTTGAAGTGCAGGGCGTCACCCTCACCTTTGGAGGGCTCAACGCCCTGACCGACGTCAGCCTCGTGGTGCCTCCGGGCGAGGTGGTGAGCATCATCGGGCCGAACGGAGCCGGCAAGACCAGCCTGCTCAACTGCATCAGCGGCTTTTACCACCCCACCCGGGGCCGCATCACCTTCGGAGCCTATGACCTCAGCCGCGCGGCGCCCAACGTGGTCACCGGCTACGGCATTGCCCGGGCCTTTCAGAACCTGGAGCTGTTCCGGGGCCTGAGCGTCGTGGAAAACCTGTTGCTTGCGCGGCACACGCACCTTCGCTACGGCCTGCTCGACAGCCTGGTCTTCTATGGCCGTGCCAGCCGCCAGGAAGCCGAGAACCGCGCGTATGTCGAGCGCATCATCGATTTCATGGAGCTGGAGGAGCACCGGTCCCATCCGGTCGGGACGCTGGCCTACGGCATCCAGAAGCGGGTGGAGGTGGCCCGCGCCCTGACCCTCTCGCCCCAGCTGCTGTTGCTCGACGAGCCCATGGCGGGCATGAACGTCGAGGAAAAGGAGGACATGGTGCGCTTCATCCTCGACATTCAGCGCGAGCAGGGAGTGACGGTCGTGCTGATCGAGCACGACATGGGCGTGGTTATGGACATCAGCGACCGGGTCTACGTGCTGGATTTCGGGCAACTGATCGCGGGCGGACGGCCTGAGGAGGTCAGCGCCGACCCGCGCGTGATCGAGGCGTACACGGGCGTGGCCGAGGCCGGACCCCACAGCGCGGAGCAGGCGGTGGGGGCATGA
- a CDS encoding AMP-binding protein: MKTPLTPLEPVLRALQLYGERVALRAGDAALRYTDLSDRTARLITLLRRTNLLPGEHVLLISPNTPDALLAFLAVPLAGGVIVPLNPAFTDEALAFLAGHADPRVALVDATCQARVGETLRQLGIPVITLGGDGTFEQWLARTPPAPLKLPAALDEDAPISVNYTSGTTSDPKGVMVTHRNAYINLSNLLYHLNLRPGSVYLHALPLAHGNGWGSAWAVTAAGGTHVMLPAASTAHVRRALMSQGITHLFASPAILTPLADPAAPLSLPRPVRLLVAGTTPPPRLLSSLRAQGFEVLHGYGLTETSAVLTISEPEPDAPGDARTLARQGHPMVFGGQVRVVSEGGEPVPHDGFTPGEIVIRSNQVMKGYYKNRAATRRALEGGWLHTGDLAVVHTDGRMDILDRAGDLLNLGGQAVSSAQIEAALYRHPSVHEAVVVAGRGGEEEWAVAFVTLHPGAGVVAEELLRFCAPHLPGHALPRRIQVVQDLPKTASGKVLKHVLRSRARERAAPAGAAGKIPG, from the coding sequence ATGAAAACCCCGCTGACCCCCCTGGAACCCGTGCTGCGCGCCCTGCAGCTGTACGGGGAACGTGTGGCGCTGCGGGCCGGAGACGCGGCGCTGCGGTACACAGACCTCTCGGACCGGACCGCGCGCCTGATCACGCTGCTGCGCCGCACGAACCTGCTGCCGGGCGAGCATGTTCTGCTGATCTCGCCCAATACCCCCGACGCCCTGCTCGCCTTTCTCGCCGTGCCGCTGGCCGGCGGAGTGATCGTGCCGCTGAATCCGGCCTTCACGGATGAGGCGCTGGCGTTCCTGGCCGGGCACGCCGATCCCCGGGTGGCGCTGGTGGACGCAACGTGTCAGGCGCGGGTGGGCGAGACGTTAAGGCAGTTGGGGATACCTGTCATCACGCTGGGCGGGGACGGAACGTTTGAACAGTGGCTGGCCCGGACGCCGCCCGCTCCTCTGAAACTGCCCGCCGCGCTGGACGAGGACGCTCCCATCAGCGTGAACTACACCAGCGGCACGACCAGCGATCCCAAGGGCGTGATGGTCACGCACCGCAACGCCTACATCAACCTGTCCAATCTGCTGTATCATCTGAATCTGCGGCCCGGCAGCGTGTACCTGCACGCGTTGCCGCTGGCCCACGGCAACGGCTGGGGCAGCGCGTGGGCGGTGACGGCGGCGGGCGGCACCCACGTGATGCTGCCGGCCGCCAGTACCGCCCACGTCCGGCGCGCCCTGATGTCCCAGGGCATCACGCACCTGTTCGCCTCGCCGGCCATCCTGACGCCGCTCGCCGACCCGGCGGCCCCCCTGAGCCTGCCGCGTCCGGTGCGGCTGCTGGTGGCAGGCACCACTCCACCGCCGCGCCTGCTGAGCAGCCTACGCGCCCAGGGATTCGAGGTGCTGCACGGCTACGGCCTGACTGAGACCAGTGCCGTGCTCACGATCAGCGAGCCCGAACCGGACGCCCCTGGGGACGCGCGGACGCTGGCCCGTCAGGGGCACCCCATGGTGTTTGGCGGGCAGGTGCGGGTGGTCTCGGAGGGGGGCGAGCCCGTACCGCACGACGGCTTCACGCCCGGCGAAATCGTCATTCGCAGCAATCAGGTGATGAAGGGCTATTACAAGAACCGCGCCGCGACCCGCCGCGCCCTGGAGGGTGGATGGCTGCATACCGGCGACCTCGCGGTGGTCCACACTGACGGACGGATGGACATCCTGGACCGGGCGGGCGACCTGCTGAACCTGGGGGGGCAGGCGGTGTCCAGCGCCCAGATCGAGGCGGCGCTGTACCGCCACCCCAGCGTCCATGAGGCTGTGGTGGTGGCCGGACGGGGGGGCGAGGAGGAGTGGGCCGTGGCCTTCGTGACCCTGCATCCCGGCGCCGGCGTCGTGGCCGAGGAGCTGCTGCGCTTCTGCGCCCCCCACCTGCCCGGTCATGCCCTGCCCCGCCGGATTCAGGTGGTGCAGGACCTGCCCAAGACGGCCAGCGGCAAGGTGCTCAAGCATGTGCTGCGCTCACGGGCCCGCGAGCGGGCGGCCCCAGCCGGGGCGGCTGGGAAGATCCCGGGCTGA
- a CDS encoding ABC transporter ATP-binding protein, whose amino-acid sequence MTLSSPQPVPTPPPRAAPGTDDLTVNNVEVVYHDIIQVLRGVSLTVRAGQVTSLLGTNGAGKTTTLRAISGLLKPENGKIREGTITFGGKTLSAIGGTEVVKAGVVQVPEGRRVFKHLSVEENLRAGAILGRGDWHADLERIYTYFPKLPALRHKQAGYTSGGEQQMIAIGRALMAHPRVLLLDEPSLGLAPLLVAEIFDNVRRINREEGLSVLVVEQNANIALRNSDYGYVMENGRIVMEGLSAQLASNPDVKEFYLGVTEGGARKSFKDVKSYKRRKRWM is encoded by the coding sequence TTGACCCTTTCTTCCCCCCAGCCCGTTCCCACTCCACCGCCCCGGGCGGCCCCCGGCACCGATGACCTGACCGTCAACAACGTGGAAGTGGTGTACCACGACATCATTCAGGTGCTGCGTGGCGTCAGCCTGACCGTGCGGGCCGGACAGGTCACGTCCCTGCTGGGCACCAACGGTGCGGGCAAGACCACCACCCTGCGGGCCATCTCGGGCCTGCTCAAGCCCGAGAACGGCAAGATCCGCGAAGGCACCATCACCTTTGGGGGCAAGACGCTCAGCGCCATCGGCGGCACCGAGGTGGTGAAGGCCGGCGTGGTGCAGGTGCCCGAGGGCCGGCGTGTTTTCAAGCACCTGTCGGTGGAGGAGAACCTGCGCGCCGGGGCCATCCTGGGCCGGGGCGACTGGCACGCGGACCTGGAGCGCATCTACACCTACTTTCCCAAGTTGCCCGCGCTGCGGCACAAGCAGGCCGGCTACACCTCCGGCGGCGAGCAGCAGATGATCGCCATCGGCCGCGCGCTGATGGCCCACCCCCGGGTCCTGCTGCTCGACGAACCCTCGCTGGGCCTCGCGCCGCTGCTCGTCGCCGAGATCTTCGACAATGTGCGCCGCATCAACCGCGAGGAGGGTCTGAGCGTGCTCGTCGTCGAGCAGAACGCCAACATCGCCCTCAGGAACAGCGATTACGGTTACGTCATGGAAAACGGCCGCATCGTTATGGAGGGCCTGAGTGCCCAGTTGGCGAGCAACCCCGACGTCAAGGAGTTCTATCTGGGGGTGACCGAGGGCGGCGCGCGCAAGAGCTTTAAGGACGTCAAGAGCTACAAGCGGCGCAAGCGCTGGATGTAG
- a CDS encoding branched-chain amino acid ABC transporter permease — translation MPASRFTQTGNYRTRYRQDQTIFATYSEQLSLIVLLALLLLLPLILPKTLLRDVNMIMIYAVAVIGLNITTGYTGLINIGQAAFMGVGAYATALAATRLNLPFFLAIPIGGLAGALVGTFVGLPSLRLKYLYLAVATLAFQIIFEWGVGHTPLLAQGGAISLPQVQVFGVKATFFNHNFVWYYLILPVLVVMALLWRNVLRTKHGRSLIAVRDNDRAAAAMGINPGTAKITAFMIGSFYAGIAGGLFAYFQKAVVIEDYGLHISIQLLAMAIVGGLGSLPGSFLGPLFIVALDRVVGNTSNWIGSQNLFPAGVDAATALRPLSFGLAIVLFLMFEPRGLANWWRLGRLYFKKWPYKF, via the coding sequence ATGCCCGCCTCCCGCTTTACCCAGACCGGCAACTACCGCACGCGCTACCGGCAGGACCAGACGATCTTTGCAACCTATTCGGAGCAACTCAGCCTGATTGTGCTGCTGGCGCTGCTGCTGCTGCTGCCGCTGATTCTGCCCAAGACCCTGCTGCGCGACGTGAACATGATCATGATCTACGCGGTCGCGGTGATCGGGCTGAACATCACCACCGGATACACCGGCCTGATCAACATCGGGCAGGCGGCCTTCATGGGGGTGGGCGCGTACGCCACCGCGCTGGCGGCCACCCGGCTGAACCTGCCGTTCTTCCTCGCCATCCCCATCGGCGGACTGGCGGGCGCACTGGTCGGCACCTTCGTGGGCCTGCCCAGCCTGCGCCTGAAGTACCTGTACCTGGCGGTGGCCACGCTGGCCTTCCAGATCATCTTCGAGTGGGGGGTGGGGCACACGCCGCTGCTCGCCCAGGGCGGCGCGATCAGCCTGCCGCAGGTGCAGGTGTTCGGCGTCAAGGCCACCTTCTTCAACCACAATTTCGTGTGGTACTACCTGATTCTGCCGGTACTGGTGGTCATGGCGCTGCTGTGGCGCAATGTGTTGCGGACCAAGCACGGGCGCTCGCTGATCGCCGTGCGTGACAACGACCGCGCCGCCGCCGCCATGGGCATCAACCCCGGCACCGCCAAGATCACGGCCTTCATGATCGGCTCGTTCTATGCGGGCATCGCGGGCGGCCTGTTCGCATACTTCCAGAAAGCCGTGGTGATCGAGGACTACGGCCTGCACATCTCCATTCAACTGCTCGCCATGGCCATCGTGGGCGGCCTGGGCAGCCTGCCGGGATCGTTCCTGGGGCCGCTGTTCATCGTGGCGCTCGACCGCGTCGTGGGCAACACCAGCAACTGGATCGGCTCCCAGAACCTCTTTCCGGCGGGGGTGGACGCCGCCACCGCGCTGCGCCCGCTGTCCTTTGGCCTCGCCATTGTCCTGTTCCTGATGTTCGAACCGCGTGGCCTCGCCAACTGGTGGCGGCTGGGGCGGCTGTATTTCAAGAAGTGGCCGTACAAGTTCTGA
- a CDS encoding ribonuclease HII, whose amino-acid sequence MPAPSSVTPASVTPDWTFEREHWRRGHFRVAGVDEAGRGAWAGPVTVAAVILPGLATEYPFRDSKQLSAAQREAYAAEVRRVAVAWAVEHAWPDEIDRLNILGATHAAAGRALARLRPAPQALVTDYLRLRTELPLTAPPRADALSYSVAAASLLAKTERDALMLELDAQHPGYGFAAHKGYGAPAHRAALERLGVSAAHRRSFAPIRRQLQEDASPRLLDEQD is encoded by the coding sequence ATGCCCGCCCCGTCTTCCGTGACTCCCGCTTCCGTGACCCCCGACTGGACCTTCGAGCGTGAACACTGGCGGCGCGGCCACTTCCGGGTGGCGGGGGTGGATGAGGCGGGACGGGGAGCGTGGGCCGGTCCGGTGACGGTGGCGGCCGTGATTCTGCCGGGCCTGGCCACCGAGTATCCCTTCCGGGACAGCAAGCAGCTCAGCGCCGCCCAGCGCGAAGCCTACGCCGCAGAGGTCCGGCGGGTGGCCGTGGCCTGGGCCGTGGAACATGCCTGGCCCGACGAGATTGACCGCCTGAATATCCTGGGCGCGACCCATGCGGCGGCGGGGCGGGCGCTGGCACGGCTGCGCCCCGCACCCCAGGCACTGGTCACCGATTATCTGCGGCTGCGCACCGAGCTGCCCCTGACGGCTCCGCCCCGGGCCGACGCCCTGAGCTACAGCGTGGCCGCCGCCAGCCTGCTCGCCAAGACCGAGCGCGACGCCCTGATGCTGGAACTGGACGCGCAGCATCCCGGCTACGGCTTCGCGGCACACAAGGGGTACGGAGCGCCGGCCCACCGCGCCGCGCTGGAGCGGCTGGGTGTGAGCGCGGCACACCGCCGCAGCTTCGCCCCCATCCGGCGGCAGTTGCAGGAGGATGCCAGCCCCCGGCTGCTGGATGAACAGGACTGA
- a CDS encoding branched-chain amino acid ABC transporter permease, whose product MELLPQLLIAGVVIGSIYALAALGFVLIYKSSRVINFAHGQIIATGAFIAFALTQRGVNFWIAGLIAMLTTFLLGMLIERVFLRRMVGEPIISVIMVTIGLSSVIDGLLHLTPYGAGTFSFERPALLTGQGIELFGLPLSKTQIAGVLMALGLLGAFTYFFNKSTLGITMRAVADDQMAAMSVGTSVERVFALAWAAAGLTAAAAGVILGLMSGLTLGGLAGIGLKVFPVVILGGLDSVIGAIVGGMLIGILENLSAGYLDGIVPGGGTREVFPFIVLIIVLLIRPYGLFGTKEIERV is encoded by the coding sequence ATGGAACTTCTGCCGCAACTGCTGATCGCCGGGGTCGTGATCGGCAGCATCTATGCCCTGGCAGCGCTGGGCTTCGTGCTGATCTACAAGTCCAGCCGTGTCATCAACTTCGCGCACGGCCAGATCATCGCCACCGGAGCGTTCATCGCCTTCGCGCTGACCCAGCGGGGCGTGAACTTCTGGATCGCCGGATTGATCGCCATGCTGACGACCTTCCTGCTGGGCATGCTGATCGAGCGTGTGTTTCTGCGGCGCATGGTGGGCGAGCCGATCATCAGCGTGATCATGGTCACGATCGGTCTGAGCAGCGTTATCGACGGGCTGTTGCACCTGACGCCCTACGGCGCGGGCACCTTCAGCTTCGAGCGGCCTGCGCTGCTCACCGGGCAGGGCATTGAGCTGTTCGGTCTGCCGCTGTCCAAGACCCAGATCGCGGGCGTGCTGATGGCGCTGGGGCTGCTGGGGGCGTTTACGTATTTCTTCAACAAGAGCACCCTGGGCATCACCATGCGCGCGGTGGCCGACGACCAGATGGCGGCCATGAGCGTGGGCACCAGCGTGGAGCGGGTCTTTGCCCTGGCGTGGGCAGCGGCGGGTCTGACCGCGGCGGCGGCGGGCGTGATCCTGGGCCTGATGAGCGGCCTGACGCTGGGCGGTCTGGCGGGCATCGGCCTCAAGGTCTTCCCGGTGGTGATTCTGGGCGGCCTGGACAGCGTGATCGGCGCCATCGTGGGCGGCATGCTGATCGGAATTCTGGAAAATCTCTCGGCGGGGTATCTGGACGGCATCGTGCCGGGCGGCGGTACCCGCGAGGTCTTTCCCTTCATCGTCCTGATCATTGTGCTGCTGATCCGCCCCTACGGGCTGTTCGGAACCAAGGAGATCGAGCGTGTGTAG
- a CDS encoding ABC transporter substrate-binding protein, translating to MNKTLLLSALVSVSFAAAQKTVTLPWSGAITGPTSDAGASYGAGVEDYCKYANAQKMLPGITLNCVTRDDQYNNANTQRNYEDFVGNLNAPVFLGYATGGALQLKSVIQETKIPTLTASYHIGIVDAPDNTYTFLPVSSYSENIVALLEYVAKKERGAKVALIVNPSPFGRDPVVDARKAAERLGLKITDVQEVGGNNLDNTALLKRLESQGAKYIINQNTAGPVANILKDAKRLGLLGKMQFMGAHYTGGEDLTKLAGDAAKDFIWATSYYLYDEGNQPGIQLVKKIGAQYKRGADTIRSVHYTSGMMAAAIAIEAMKRAGANPDAAGVYRGLISMNGSKAFNPGFAVGPVTFSAKDHIGAESLRLLQADATGNFKAITGAQRSAMFQLVHPMK from the coding sequence ATGAACAAGACCCTGCTGCTGTCCGCCCTGGTTTCCGTGTCCTTCGCCGCCGCCCAGAAAACCGTCACGCTGCCGTGGTCCGGGGCGATCACCGGGCCGACCAGCGACGCCGGCGCGAGCTACGGCGCGGGCGTGGAGGACTACTGCAAGTACGCCAACGCGCAGAAGATGCTGCCGGGCATCACCCTGAACTGCGTGACCCGCGACGACCAGTACAACAATGCCAACACCCAGCGCAACTACGAGGACTTCGTGGGCAACCTGAACGCCCCAGTGTTCCTGGGATACGCCACCGGCGGCGCGCTGCAGCTCAAGAGCGTGATTCAGGAAACCAAGATTCCCACGCTCACGGCCAGCTACCACATCGGTATCGTGGACGCGCCCGACAACACCTACACCTTCCTGCCGGTGAGCAGTTACAGCGAGAACATCGTGGCGCTGCTGGAATACGTGGCGAAAAAGGAGCGCGGCGCGAAGGTGGCGCTGATCGTCAACCCCAGTCCCTTCGGGCGTGACCCGGTGGTGGACGCCCGCAAGGCCGCCGAGCGGCTGGGCCTCAAGATCACCGACGTGCAGGAGGTCGGCGGCAACAACCTCGACAACACCGCGCTGCTCAAGCGGCTGGAATCCCAGGGCGCGAAGTACATCATCAACCAGAACACCGCCGGCCCGGTCGCCAACATCCTGAAAGACGCCAAGCGGCTGGGCCTGCTGGGCAAGATGCAGTTCATGGGGGCGCATTACACCGGCGGCGAGGACCTGACCAAGCTCGCCGGGGACGCCGCCAAGGACTTCATCTGGGCCACCAGCTACTACCTGTACGACGAGGGCAACCAGCCCGGCATCCAGCTTGTCAAGAAGATCGGAGCGCAGTACAAGCGCGGCGCAGACACCATCCGCAGCGTGCATTACACCAGCGGCATGATGGCCGCCGCGATCGCCATTGAAGCCATGAAACGCGCCGGGGCCAATCCGGACGCCGCCGGGGTCTACCGTGGCCTGATCAGCATGAACGGCAGCAAGGCCTTTAACCCCGGCTTTGCGGTCGGCCCGGTGACCTTCAGCGCCAAGGACCACATCGGCGCCGAGAGCCTGCGCCTGCTGCAGGCCGACGCCACCGGCAACTTCAAGGCGATCACCGGGGCACAGCGCAGCGCGATGTTCCAGCTTGTTCACCCCATGAAGTAA
- a CDS encoding AMP-binding protein, translated as MSGFEVGDVTTLTIPQLLARRAEQTPQAVALRHKEYGIWNETTYATYLDRARHVAAGLQALGVRRGEKVAVLADNIPAWVFMEIGAQALGAVSVGVYQSSVAEEVRYVLDYTDAVVVLAEDEEQVDKLLERRAELPRVRRVIYEDPRGMSKHAGDDWFLSFEELLELGKAEAATVFDREAALGTPDDVCHFSLTSGTTGNPKAAMLSHRNLLYMGQALGQVDPLKPGDDYLSFLPMAWIGEQMMTVAVALANGVTVNFPESTETAMHDLVEIGPHFMFAPPRVWEGIQSAMFIRMQESYGPNRALYRKLLKWSTDAADASLSGKKAGGMTAFKRWLAYWGLTRPLLDQLGFLRLKRAYTGGAALGPDVFRFYHGLGVNLKQIYGQTENIGIAYVHRDGDVRFDTVGKILPGGEVRITEEGEIISRSPAVCVGYYKRDEASAETIREGWLHSGDAGRLTPDGHLQVIDRLSDVMKTAAGETFSPQFIENRLKFSPYIKEAVAFGDGQSEVTAFLNVDPLTAGQWAEKRQIAYSTYMDLSGRPEVAELILDEVRQANERLEPHERIARFVLLYKLLDADDDELTRTGKVRRKLIREKYAPIVAALYDGSERVRVEATFKYQDGQTQRVETEVVVHRVPGSERAVPRVGPRAERVGA; from the coding sequence ATGAGCGGCTTTGAGGTCGGTGACGTGACGACCCTGACCATTCCGCAGCTGCTTGCCAGGCGGGCCGAGCAGACCCCCCAGGCGGTCGCCCTGCGTCACAAGGAATACGGCATCTGGAACGAGACCACCTATGCCACCTATCTGGACCGCGCCCGACATGTGGCCGCCGGCCTGCAGGCACTGGGCGTGCGGCGGGGCGAGAAGGTGGCGGTGCTGGCCGACAACATCCCCGCGTGGGTCTTCATGGAAATCGGCGCGCAGGCGCTGGGAGCGGTCAGCGTGGGCGTGTACCAGAGCAGCGTGGCCGAGGAAGTCCGCTATGTGCTGGACTACACCGACGCTGTGGTCGTGCTGGCCGAGGACGAGGAGCAGGTGGACAAGCTGCTGGAGCGCCGCGCCGAACTGCCGCGCGTGCGCCGGGTGATCTACGAGGACCCGCGCGGCATGAGCAAACATGCCGGCGACGACTGGTTCCTGTCCTTTGAGGAACTGCTGGAACTGGGCAAGGCGGAAGCGGCGACCGTGTTCGACCGTGAGGCGGCGCTGGGAACGCCCGACGACGTGTGCCACTTCAGCCTGACCTCCGGCACCACCGGCAACCCCAAGGCGGCCATGCTCTCGCACCGCAACCTGCTGTACATGGGGCAGGCGCTCGGGCAGGTGGATCCGCTGAAGCCGGGAGACGACTACCTGTCGTTTTTGCCGATGGCCTGGATCGGCGAGCAGATGATGACCGTGGCGGTGGCGCTGGCCAACGGCGTGACCGTCAACTTCCCCGAGAGCACCGAGACGGCCATGCATGACCTCGTGGAGATCGGCCCGCACTTCATGTTCGCCCCGCCGCGCGTGTGGGAGGGCATTCAGAGTGCCATGTTCATCCGCATGCAGGAGAGTTACGGCCCCAACCGGGCGCTGTACCGCAAGCTGCTGAAATGGAGTACCGACGCCGCCGACGCCAGCCTGAGCGGCAAGAAGGCGGGCGGAATGACGGCCTTCAAACGCTGGCTGGCGTACTGGGGCCTGACGCGTCCGCTGCTCGACCAGCTGGGTTTCCTGCGCCTGAAACGTGCGTACACCGGCGGCGCAGCGCTGGGGCCGGACGTGTTCCGCTTCTACCACGGTCTGGGCGTCAACCTGAAGCAGATCTATGGCCAGACCGAGAACATCGGCATCGCCTATGTCCACCGCGACGGCGACGTGCGCTTTGACACCGTCGGCAAGATTCTGCCCGGCGGCGAGGTCCGTATTACCGAGGAGGGCGAGATCATCAGCCGCAGTCCCGCCGTGTGCGTGGGGTACTACAAGCGGGACGAGGCCAGCGCCGAGACCATAAGGGAGGGCTGGTTGCACAGCGGCGACGCCGGACGCCTGACGCCCGACGGGCACCTGCAGGTCATTGACCGGCTGAGCGACGTGATGAAGACGGCCGCCGGGGAGACCTTCAGCCCGCAGTTCATTGAAAACCGCCTCAAGTTCAGCCCGTACATCAAGGAGGCGGTGGCCTTTGGCGACGGACAGAGCGAGGTGACGGCCTTCCTGAACGTTGATCCGCTTACCGCCGGGCAGTGGGCCGAGAAACGCCAGATCGCCTACAGCACCTACATGGACCTCAGCGGCAGGCCCGAGGTGGCCGAGCTGATTCTGGACGAGGTGCGCCAGGCCAACGAGCGGCTGGAACCCCACGAGCGCATTGCGCGCTTCGTGCTGCTGTACAAACTGCTGGACGCCGACGACGACGAGCTGACCCGCACCGGCAAGGTGAGGCGCAAGCTGATCCGCGAGAAGTACGCGCCCATCGTGGCCGCGCTGTACGACGGCTCCGAGCGGGTGCGGGTGGAGGCCACCTTCAAGTATCAGGACGGTCAGACGCAGCGGGTGGAGACCGAGGTGGTGGTTCACCGCGTTCCGGGTTCGGAACGGGCGGTGCCTCGGGTGGGACCAAGGGCCGAGCGGGTTGGAGCGTGA